The DNA region ACAATTCATTCGAGTATGTTGATCTATACAGGTTTTCTATCGAGTTTTATAGGAATATTCTTCAAGCTGGGAATGATTACTTATAGAGTAGAAATTGAATGATCCCTTGTATTTTCGAAAGCATCCCGTAGGATATGATGACAAATCTCGTCTACAAAAGCACAAAAGAGATTCTCTGCATCCCCTCATCCTCACTGACCCGTGTTCAACATGTTGGTGGTCGCTGTTGCTGGAGGCACTGGCGATGTCGGGCAGACGATTGTCGACGAGCTGCTCAGGGTCGCCAAGTTCAGGATTGTCGTGCTGACCAGAGAGAATCCAGAGGTAAATCCCAAGTCAAGACCATGGTTAGTCTATTCTCACTTTTCCTAGTCACAGAAAAGGCAAGCGCAGCATGGCACTGTGCCAGTCACAATCAACTACAATGATTCCGACTCTATCTCCCGTCGTCTCGAGGAGAATGCCGTTCATACCATCATCTCCACCCTCCCCATGACCTCGGAAGAGTGCAGTCAGTCGCAGGTCAATCTCATTCGCGCAGCGGATAAGTCAACTTGCACTAAACGATTCATTCCTAGTGAATATGCCCATATCAATACGCCGGAGTGAGTCTTCCGAAGCCAAGATATGAACATCGCGTTGACCTAAACAGACTCTTGGAGATAGATCCCACAACCCAATGGTGGCTTGACGCCGTCGAGTGTCTGAAGAAATCTGACTTGCAATACACTCGCTTCGCAACTGGCTTTTTCATGGACTACTGGGGCATGCCATACGTCGAAACCCATTTGGCGCCGTTCACGTTCGGCATCGACATGGGAAACTGCCAAGCTGCAATCCCCGGAGACGGGAATGACCATCTGAGTCTGACTTACTCAAAAGATCTCGCAAAGTTCGTAGTGCGAACTCTGGACTTGGATGAGTGGCCAGATCTCAGCATTGGAGTCGGGGACGATatcacgttcaatgagatgcTGCGCTTAGCAGAAGAGGCTCGGGGTGAGTAGCTATACGATAGGCATGCGAACTATTGGCTAATCATCGCTCAGGTAAAAAGTTTCAGGTCACGTACGACAGAGTCGACAGCCTCAACGAGGGTAAAGCTACTATGCTTCCAATCCCCGAAGGCGCTCCCTTTTCAGCGGACGAGATGACAGAGTACAACGCGTTATTCGGACAGTTTACTGTTCGAGGAATTTTTCATGTGCCAACGGAGAATCGGTTGAAATTCCCAGATTTGAAGCCGTTGACGTTTAAGGAGTTTCTGAGTAAAACTTGGGGAGGCCATTGATGTGCTTTATCTATTGTGTTAGAGGTTATAGATGTATATATCCATCTGTCATAGAATTATTGGCTTTTTGGCAGATCGAACGGTCTCCTTCTCGCAAGCCCTTATTTCACGATCATCACGGTTGCCTGTACGCTTGAGTTCTCTCACACAGAGAACAGAGGTGCTCCTTGGGTAGGTGTACCCTGTATACATGGGCATGGAATTTCCTTGAATCGCCCATTGTCGCTGGACAAATGAGGCCATTGAGATCTGGCCTCTGTGAGTTCAGACACGTTCGACGTCCGTACCAAATACCTTTTCGGCGCAGACGGGGTACGCAGTCACGTAGCCTGCCCGCTCGGTTTCAAATTCATCAGCAAGCCCGGAGGTGGCAAGGCATGCAATCTCCGGACCTAGAACACTTGCTCCATTATGAGCGAAAGGCTGGGCTGCATTCGATCTTGAAGCTTGGTCGTGTTACCTTCCTGGATCTCGTGGCTCACATTTCGTCCCTGGAGGTGTGTTGCAGAATTCAGACTCATTCAGAAGGATCTTCGAGACCATTATCTTGGTCGTATCAATGTCTAGATCTTTTCTATGAAGAGTCTCATGCAATATGGAGGGCTGGGGACCTCAACCCCAGCAAGAAGCTTCAGAGCTATGTGAACATCTGCCTCTACAAAGTAGCGGGGGTTTCCCACGGAGCAGCAGATGCTGGTATCAAATGGAAAGCATTTCTGCTGATAACATGATACCGTTTCCGGTACCTTATCCTTCAATTTGGAGACCCTCGAGTAGACATAGGCTTCTTTGCGGGCTTTTGCAGATCCTGGCCTTTAGATGATCACTCGTTGTAGTCTTCAATGCCAAGCTTTTCACCGCTGAGGGCATGATCCCTTCTGCTGGGTGTTCGAACATGTGGTTATTGGGCTAATTTCCTGGACCTTCTTTACAAATTGCCCCATAGAGGTGGAGTTCAACCTCCTCATCGACAAGTCTTCTGAAGAGAACTGGGATGGAGCTGCCCCGTCATGTGTCTTGATTATTCAAGGCCATGATTCTTGTAATGTCTTCATAGGCAGAATGGACCAGGATATCTGGTCTATAAAGGTTTTCAGCGCTGGCCCTTAAgtatgatcaaatgcatgcgCACGTTTACCTCTAGTCCACAGCCGCCACATTACTTCCCCTCGGTAGATTATAAGAACTGCTCAGTCTACAGGGGAAGGTCTGTTAAATAGCGTGGTGCCATTATTTGATGTAGCCATTTGTGGCGAGCGGACCTGCGACCCTTTCGGGCCCCTTCGTGCAGAATGTAGACTGTGCACTCATGGATATCCCGGTGGTCTGTACCGTTCagctctctccctctctcagAGGAGAGGTGACGACTGTACCACATGAGTATTGGGTCTCACCGTATCGCTCATTGTCGCAATGAGGGCATCGGCATCTCAACAAATGACAGAGTTCGTCGCCAGGCCATCCCAGTCATTGATGGCCAGGATGGCCGTTCCTCTTGTCAGCATTTCGCCAGCAACCTCTTGGTCCGGGTCATAGGCTCTCCATTATTGGGCCTCACTAGCGTGTTTGACTGGAGTGTAAAGATGAAAAACTCACCTGCATTCGATGTTGCAGACATTGTAATTTTGCCGTTGAAAATATACATGCACGGCGACATGTCTACGTCTGCGTATATTCTCTCCAGATTTGAAGGCTACTGTGACCTTGAACCCCTCCCAGTCCCCGATGATGCTTTCCCATCCTTATCATGTGGGAGGGAGCTCTCCGGTGTTAATATGATGCGGCAATGGGGCTGACCATCCCCCGTGCCACATTCGTCCGGAAGTCGGGCTTTCGTACCATTttaaaaaataaaaagataTTGGAGGGCATGAGGCAGGAGAGCATAAttcagaaaaagaaaacgagcAAGGTAGAAAAAGGCAGAGGAATCGCTTTCGTATAGGTGAATTGACCCGGGGCCGAATGAATGGCGGCCTCTTAAAAATCCCCAAAAAAATACAAAAAATCTCGGAGCTGCTTAGCATGTCTCGGTTTCGATCCGAGGACCTCcgggttatgagcccggcgCTCTTCCCCTGAGCTAACATGCTTGTTTGTTGGAAAGTAGTCGTCCTGAAAATTATATATGCAATCAAATACCAGTGCTATGAAGTTTTCCGGATTTTCCGGCGCCACAATTGAGTCAGACGGGATGTCTTGGTATGCTTAGCTAGCCTCGATGCTCCTTTCCAGTTTCCGATTATGATATCTACGAAAATAGCCATTTTATGTAGAGTAATGCGGGTATATATACTGGTGATAACATTGCCGAGTTTCGAAAGACAAGTGCGGCTACCTCACAAAGGACATTGGCCTGTGCGTGGTCTTCTTTCACCACATAAAAGCTTGTTTTAACATCCTTCAAGAAAGTCTCTTGATAGAGTATTATGCAGAACTTTTATCCTTAGAATTGTACATAGTCTCGTTGTCCTGGATCTGATTGGGCGGTTGTAGAGGGACCGGAGAGCTCTCGCCGCCGACAGAAAAAAAGTTCGTCGCCGACCCCGCCGCGATAGTTCTTCTGCAAACAATTCCGTCGcttcattttcttccttttctctaCCAGCTCCCGCATTGGCGGCATCGCTTAACGCGCGGCTACTTCGAGATATCCTCAGTTACGGCAGGCTTGATCTTTGACTCAAGCTCCTGTGACTCAGCGGTGTCTTGCCGCCGTCGCGAACTGTCATCCGTCTTTAACCCTGCCATGATCGACTATTCTTGACCACGGCGATGCAGCCTTCGGAAGGTGCGCAAGTGGACCTGGGCAAGGCCCAGGTTATTGACCGGGTCCCCAAGGTCATCAAGGAACTGAAGTTTGGTGTCATGTACGTACGCTGCCCGTGTTCCCTCTGCTTGAATTTCCCCGTCCCCGACAGTTCGCTAATGTTTGTTCGCCTCATCCAGGTCCAATGATGATATCGTTAGTCAAGGCGTCGTCGAAGTCTCGGACCGGAAATTTTTCGATCTCGAACACGATAGAGCAGTGGTGCCTCATGGTCCTCTCGATGGACGCATGGGTATCTCGAACAAGAGTGGAACTTGTCAGACGTGTGGTTTGTCTCTCCAGGCATGCAACGGCCATTTCGGACATGTGAGACTCGTCTTACCGGCTTTCCACGTTGGTTATTTTAAGCGTGTGATTGGTATCCTACAAGAAATCTGCAAAGAATGCTCGCGCATTCTGCTCCCCGAAGCTGAGCGCCGTTCTTACTTGCGGGAGATGCGCCGTCCCGGATTGGACAATTTACGACGACTACAAATTGCGAAACGTATCAACGAGCGCTGTCGGAAGACCAGATCCTGCGAAACATGCGGTGCGGTCAACGGTGTCGTCAAGAAGGCCGGGACCAGCGCGCTCAAAATCACCCACGACAAATTCCGTGCCTTCAACGCTTCTGCATCCGCGAAGAAGGTCCCGCCCCCGAGCAAAATCGTGTTCGACGATTCCTTCAACGAAGCCCGCGCGTCAAATACCGATGTCGAAAAACACTTCAAGAAAGCGCAGGATGATATGAATGCTCTTCGGGTCTTGAACCTATTCAAAAAAGTTTCAGATACTGACTGTGAATTGCTGGGCCTCAATCCGAGTGAAGCGCGTCCCGAGATGTTTCTCTGGCAGTTCATCCCCGCCCCTCCCGTTTGCATTCGTCCTTCAGTCGGTCAAGACGCTGCTTCCACCGAAGACGATTTGACCGCCAAGCTGGGAGATATCGTGCAGAGTAATATCAACCTTAAGAATGCCCTCCTCAAGGGCGCACCGGTACAAACCATCATGGAGTGCTGGGACTACATGCAGCTCCAGATCGCGGTCTACATCAACAGCGACGTTCCAGGACTTAACAAGGCAGATCTGGGAAAGCCCATTCGTGGTTTTGTGCAACGACTCAAGGGTAAGCAGGGACGATTCCGTGGTAATCTATCTGGAAAGCGTGTGGATTTCTCGGGAAGAACCGTCATTTCTCCGGACCCAAACCTGCGAGTCGACGAAGTCGCCGTGCCAGAGCTAGTGGCTAAGAACATGACATATCCTGAGCTTGTCACTAGGTACAACAAAGAGAAGCTACAGCAGCGGGTTCGGAATGGGACGAAGAAGTGGCCAGGTGCCAACTATTTGGTGAAGAAGGGCCAGACTTTCAAAGTCTTCCTCAAATACGGTAACCTCAACATGATTGCCGATCAGCTGCAGGAAGGTGATCTCGTCGAGCGTCACATCGAAGACGGAGATATTGTGCTCTTCAACCGTCAACCTTCTCTTCATAAACTGAGTATCCTGTCGCATTTTGCCAAGGTCCGTCCGCACAGGACCTTCCGGTTAAACGAATGTGTTTGCAATCCGTATAACGCAGATTTTGACGGTGACGAAATGAACTTGCACGTGCCTCAAACTGAGGAAGCGAGAGCAGAGGCTATGGAATTGATGGGTGTCAAGAATAACCTGGCCACACCGAAGAACGGAGAGCCCATCATTGCGGCCATCCAAGATTTCATCAGTGCCGCGTATCTGATCACTGTCAAGGACAATTTCTTCGACCGACGGACCTTCACACAGATTTGTCTCTACATGCTTGGTCCCGAAACCCCCTTTGACTTACCCCCGCCGTCAGTGCTTAAGCCGCAGATGCTGTGGACCGGAAAGCAGGTCTTCAACATCCTAATGCACCCGAACAAGAAAGACCCGGTGATGGTAAACCTGGATGCGGCCTGTCGACAGTTCAAGGCGCCCAAGGATGGTTCACCTCGGGACCTCGATCCAAAAGATTCTTGGCTTGTTGTTCGGAATTCAGAGGTCATGTGTGGTGTCA from Aspergillus chevalieri M1 DNA, chromosome 2, nearly complete sequence includes:
- a CDS encoding aromatic alcohol reductase (COG:S;~EggNog:ENOG410PWHY;~InterPro:IPR036291,IPR008030;~PFAM:PF13460,PF05368), whose translation is MLVVAVAGGTGDVGQTIVDELLRVAKFRIVVLTRENPESQKRQAQHGTVPVTINYNDSDSISRRLEENAVHTIISTLPMTSEECSQSQVNLIRAADKSTCTKRFIPSEYAHINTPELLEIDPTTQWWLDAVECLKKSDLQYTRFATGFFMDYWGMPYVETHLAPFTFGIDMGNCQAAIPGDGNDHLSLTYSKDLAKFVVRTLDLDEWPDLSIGVGDDITFNEMLRLAEEARGKKFQVTYDRVDSLNEGKATMLPIPEGAPFSADEMTEYNALFGQFTVRGIFHVPTENRLKFPDLKPLTFKEFLSKTWGGH